A genomic segment from Peribacillus sp. ACCC06369 encodes:
- a CDS encoding R2-like ligand-binding oxidase, with amino-acid sequence MTENIDKTEELIPSIDKTTDEVAWDLYRKAIRFGTWDPAAIDLSQDKRDFEALDEDLKGYLIHFCTGFLDAEENVALKFCPWIMLGTSTEQQAFLSTQLLEEFKHTEFFMRYFKEVIGRERIPSVKNMVQQKLDNRVKVMLNALEQGEEEREAALVEGLTHYQGIIEGVQAMTGYDVFRGVYGSKGLLPGLSEGFARIKEDEGRHVGFGLRMLKLFARKPEHAKRIRALYEEYLPLILVRYDQPVIVDGREYPTPPEVRGRERVSKMLERRLKDILGSSVTV; translated from the coding sequence ATGACAGAAAATATCGATAAAACTGAAGAGCTAATCCCTAGTATTGATAAGACGACGGATGAAGTGGCATGGGACTTATATCGAAAAGCGATTCGTTTTGGGACTTGGGATCCTGCTGCTATCGATCTTAGCCAGGATAAAAGGGATTTTGAAGCGCTTGATGAAGACCTTAAAGGATATCTTATTCATTTTTGTACAGGATTTCTCGATGCTGAAGAAAATGTTGCCTTAAAGTTTTGTCCCTGGATCATGTTAGGTACCTCTACAGAACAACAGGCATTCCTTAGTACTCAATTGCTCGAGGAATTTAAACATACTGAGTTTTTTATGCGCTATTTTAAAGAAGTAATTGGTCGTGAGCGAATTCCTTCAGTGAAAAATATGGTTCAGCAGAAACTTGATAATCGTGTAAAAGTAATGCTGAATGCTCTTGAACAAGGAGAAGAGGAACGTGAGGCTGCACTTGTAGAAGGGTTAACCCATTACCAAGGAATAATAGAAGGTGTTCAAGCGATGACTGGATATGATGTGTTTCGAGGTGTATACGGAAGTAAGGGCCTATTGCCTGGTTTGAGTGAAGGATTTGCCCGAATCAAGGAAGACGAAGGACGGCATGTAGGCTTTGGACTTCGTATGCTAAAGCTGTTTGCCCGTAAACCAGAACATGCCAAGAGAATTCGTGCGTTATACGAAGAATACCTTCCTCTTATCTTGGTTCGATATGATCAACCTGTCATTGTAGACGGTAGGGAATACCCAACTCCACCTGAAGTTCGAGGCCGTGAAAGAGTGTCTAAAATGTTAGAACGCAGACTTAAAGACATATTAGGTTCATCAGTTACCGTTTAA
- a CDS encoding sodium:solute symporter family protein, with product MPNGNIIILGIVVFYILLTAFFGLYTKKFSKSSDKYMTGGKAFGPFIIGVLMMSEFIGTGSTIGTAQTAYSTGISAAWNLITLALAFALFAYTMAKKFHERGEYTISGAIAKTYGNGARVITSLIMIYALAVVNVSMYAGGAATLSAILNVPHTMAAIIVGVITVVYVSLGGMFAVAYTNLIHAFIKYLGLILALAFGLAAAGGLSGLSLNLESEMFDWTGIGLSTIIAWTIANIGSIFSTQYIIQAISSTQDDAKAKKASIYAGFLVIPVGIIASLIGMTASIVFPNIAPAEAFPMMTTLMNPFLAGLVVAGLIAAVFGTVAASTIGSAALLLKDFYNPIFNKDASDTKSLRFARIATIVMGLIPIPFAIFAPEILSTVFFARALRTTLAVIVVLMFYFPRFSSGRGAVLGMVFAVITTTVWYLGGDPLGIDNIYVAAVTPLIVMLFDHFINKNNRVSYNEPKVKTEII from the coding sequence GTGCCTAATGGAAATATAATAATTTTAGGAATTGTCGTCTTTTATATTTTGCTTACTGCTTTCTTTGGTTTATATACAAAAAAATTCTCAAAAAGTTCCGATAAGTACATGACAGGCGGAAAGGCGTTTGGGCCTTTTATTATTGGAGTTTTAATGATGTCAGAGTTTATTGGTACCGGATCAACGATCGGAACAGCCCAAACTGCTTACAGCACAGGTATTTCGGCAGCATGGAATTTGATTACACTTGCATTGGCATTTGCGTTATTTGCTTACACTATGGCAAAAAAGTTTCATGAACGGGGAGAGTATACAATCTCGGGAGCCATTGCTAAAACGTATGGGAATGGTGCACGAGTTATAACCTCGCTAATTATGATCTATGCCCTGGCAGTAGTTAATGTTTCAATGTACGCTGGCGGAGCGGCTACATTATCAGCAATTCTTAATGTCCCACATACAATGGCAGCAATAATTGTTGGGGTGATAACCGTAGTATATGTCTCATTAGGTGGAATGTTTGCAGTTGCATATACCAATTTAATTCACGCCTTTATCAAGTACTTGGGTTTGATACTTGCGCTTGCATTTGGTTTGGCGGCAGCGGGGGGACTTTCCGGGTTATCCTTGAATCTAGAGTCTGAGATGTTTGACTGGACGGGAATCGGCTTGTCAACAATCATTGCTTGGACAATAGCTAATATCGGTTCCATTTTTTCAACTCAATATATTATCCAGGCGATATCTTCAACACAAGATGATGCTAAGGCCAAGAAAGCGAGCATCTATGCCGGTTTCCTTGTAATTCCCGTTGGTATCATTGCATCTTTGATTGGGATGACTGCCTCAATTGTTTTTCCGAACATCGCGCCAGCAGAAGCTTTCCCTATGATGACAACGTTAATGAATCCGTTTCTGGCGGGACTAGTTGTAGCTGGATTAATTGCCGCTGTCTTTGGTACAGTTGCAGCTTCAACTATTGGGTCGGCTGCCCTTCTATTGAAAGATTTCTACAATCCCATTTTTAATAAAGATGCTTCTGACACGAAATCGTTGCGGTTTGCCCGAATTGCAACAATTGTTATGGGACTGATTCCGATTCCATTTGCGATTTTTGCACCAGAAATATTAAGCACTGTCTTTTTTGCTAGAGCTTTAAGAACCACCTTAGCCGTTATTGTCGTTTTGATGTTCTATTTCCCGCGTTTTAGTAGTGGACGAGGAGCAGTATTGGGAATGGTCTTTGCCGTGATTACGACAACTGTCTGGTATCTTGGCGGTGATCCATTAGGGATAGATAATATCTATGTCGCTGCAGTTACTCCATTAATTGTCATGTTGTTTGATCATTTCATCAATAAGAATAATAGAGTTTCGTATAACGAACCTAAGGTCAAGACGGAAATCATATAG
- a CDS encoding UbiD family decarboxylase, with protein MRSKTFRTWLTHLQTTGRLATIDKNVSLEYEVAAIAKKLDGKKATYFTSVEDYEIPVVSGICSTREDFAEALETDQYNVITKFTEAVSAPEACLLVNENEAPVKENIILENIDLMKMFPIPVHHEKDSGNYITAGLFIVRDPVTRKQNVSIHRLQISGKNKIGALILPRHTFHLYKQAEEAGRPLECAIAIGVDPVTLLASQASTPFGVDELEISSALRGEPLEVVRCKTVDIDVPAYAEIVLEGKILPHVREPEGPFGEFPKYYGPRSDKEVIEITAVTHRNNPIFYTIVPAGYEHLLLGGIPREASLFQSIRQTVPSVTAVHMSPGGTCRYHAIVSIKKRNEGEAKNAILAALANSFDIKHVVVTDEEVDIFNMEEVEWAIATRFQADRDLVVVHEAQSSKLDPSTRDGVGSKMGFDCTIPLDSEEMQYLRVQIPGYNECNLDDYINPDKLIQSVHLEGDIDF; from the coding sequence ATGAGATCAAAGACGTTTCGGACATGGCTTACACACCTGCAAACAACGGGTCGTTTAGCGACAATTGATAAAAATGTCAGTTTAGAATATGAGGTTGCTGCTATTGCGAAAAAATTAGATGGAAAAAAGGCTACCTATTTTACTAGCGTAGAAGATTATGAGATTCCTGTCGTATCAGGAATTTGTTCAACACGTGAGGATTTTGCAGAAGCTTTGGAAACGGATCAATACAATGTTATAACAAAATTCACAGAGGCGGTATCCGCTCCAGAAGCATGTCTGCTAGTTAATGAAAATGAAGCCCCTGTTAAAGAAAATATTATTCTAGAAAATATCGATTTGATGAAGATGTTTCCAATTCCGGTTCACCATGAGAAAGATTCGGGTAATTACATCACCGCTGGATTGTTTATTGTTAGGGATCCAGTTACTCGGAAGCAGAACGTTTCAATTCATCGTCTCCAAATTTCTGGGAAAAATAAGATAGGAGCCTTAATTTTGCCTCGCCATACTTTTCATTTGTATAAGCAGGCTGAAGAGGCGGGGAGACCACTGGAATGTGCAATCGCCATTGGCGTCGATCCGGTGACCTTACTGGCGTCTCAAGCTAGCACTCCGTTCGGAGTAGATGAACTTGAAATTTCAAGTGCTCTCCGTGGAGAACCATTAGAAGTGGTTCGTTGTAAGACGGTTGATATTGATGTCCCGGCTTATGCGGAAATTGTATTAGAAGGAAAAATTCTTCCACATGTTCGTGAGCCGGAAGGCCCTTTTGGAGAATTCCCAAAATACTATGGACCGCGCAGTGACAAGGAGGTCATTGAGATTACTGCAGTAACTCACCGAAACAATCCGATTTTTTATACGATTGTTCCTGCGGGATACGAACATCTTTTGCTTGGTGGGATTCCACGTGAGGCAAGTCTATTCCAAAGCATTCGCCAGACCGTCCCGTCAGTAACAGCGGTGCATATGAGCCCTGGTGGCACATGTCGCTATCATGCGATTGTTTCAATAAAAAAACGGAATGAAGGCGAAGCGAAAAATGCAATTTTAGCTGCTCTTGCTAATAGTTTTGATATTAAACATGTCGTCGTAACGGATGAAGAGGTTGATATTTTTAATATGGAAGAAGTGGAATGGGCAATCGCAACCCGCTTTCAAGCAGACAGAGACTTAGTGGTAGTTCATGAAGCACAAAGTTCGAAGCTTGACCCGTCAACACGCGATGGAGTGGGCTCGAAGATGGGATTTGACTGTACAATCCCCTTAGACAGTGAAGAAATGCAATACTTGCGAGTTCAAATTCCCGGCTACAATGAATGTAATCTAGATGATTATATAAATCCTGATAAATTGATTCAATCAGTTCATCTTGAAGGAGATATAGACTTCTAA